One genomic window of Staphylococcus hsinchuensis includes the following:
- the manA gene encoding mannose-6-phosphate isomerase, class I codes for MPLFLEPVFQERIWGGAALKSFNYDIPNDSTGECWAISAHPNGPNIVKNGKYQGETLDEVWRNDQALFGENEERPFPLLTKILDANDKLSVQVHPNDDYAQKHEGEFGKTECWYILDAKEGAEIIYGVNAESQKELIHMIDHKQFDQLFNKVKVQPGEFYYVPAGTVHAIGAGILILETQQSSDTTYRIYDYERTDKNGKQRELHLEQSKDVINLDETSPNTKPKYETIQGHSYTQFVSNSFFTIERWIIDGHLDYSKPYQYCLVSVIDGHGTVRTEQQSYDVEKGTHFILTVEDENIEFNGDMTFVVSHE; via the coding sequence ATGCCATTATTTTTAGAACCAGTATTTCAGGAACGTATTTGGGGTGGCGCAGCACTCAAGTCTTTTAATTATGATATACCTAATGATTCTACTGGAGAATGTTGGGCGATTTCAGCTCACCCTAATGGACCTAATATCGTGAAAAATGGAAAGTACCAAGGGGAAACTTTAGACGAAGTATGGCGAAATGACCAAGCTTTATTTGGTGAAAATGAAGAAAGACCTTTCCCTTTATTGACGAAAATATTAGACGCTAATGATAAATTATCCGTTCAGGTCCATCCTAACGATGATTATGCTCAGAAGCATGAAGGAGAGTTCGGTAAGACAGAATGTTGGTATATTTTAGACGCTAAAGAAGGTGCTGAAATTATTTACGGAGTTAATGCTGAGTCTCAAAAAGAACTAATTCATATGATTGATCACAAGCAATTTGATCAACTATTTAATAAAGTGAAAGTCCAACCTGGTGAATTTTACTATGTGCCTGCGGGAACTGTTCATGCGATTGGCGCAGGGATATTAATTTTAGAGACGCAACAGTCTTCTGATACTACTTACCGGATATATGATTATGAACGTACAGATAAAAATGGTAAACAACGAGAATTACATTTAGAACAAAGTAAAGATGTAATTAATTTGGATGAAACGTCTCCAAATACGAAACCAAAATATGAAACGATTCAAGGTCATTCGTATACACAGTTTGTCTCTAATTCATTTTTTACTATTGAGCGTTGGATAATAGATGGCCATTTAGATTATTCTAAACCATATCAATATTGTTTAGTTTCTGTTATAGATGGTCACGGCACTGTGCGTACCGAACAACAATCTTATGATGTAGAAAAGGGGACGCATTTTATCTTAACTGTAGAAGATGAAAACATTGAATTTAACGGTGACATGACGTTTGTTGTGAGTCACGAATAA
- a CDS encoding threonine/serine exporter family protein: MTILFTFICSFSASYFFNVIYDSPRRIFIPAGFAGASGYLVYFILHEYLNMDSIYCSLLGSLTLGLLSHIMSRVFKAPVVLFMIPGIIPLVPGSIAFRATQQLVTLNFAEASDTFIRAILIAGSIALGLLISDQLSKSLNISHLWKVKRNRL, from the coding sequence ATGACAATCTTATTTACATTTATATGTAGTTTTAGCGCTTCTTATTTCTTTAATGTCATTTATGATTCACCTAGAAGAATATTTATTCCAGCTGGATTTGCTGGCGCTTCGGGATATTTAGTTTACTTTATTCTTCACGAATATCTTAATATGGATAGCATTTATTGCAGTTTATTAGGAAGCCTAACATTAGGACTACTCAGTCATATTATGAGTCGTGTCTTTAAGGCGCCAGTGGTATTATTTATGATTCCAGGCATTATTCCTCTTGTACCAGGAAGTATCGCATTTAGAGCTACACAACAACTCGTGACTTTAAATTTCGCAGAAGCATCAGATACATTTATTCGTGCAATACTGATTGCGGGATCTATCGCATTAGGACTATTAATTTCTGATCAACTGTCTAAATCATTGAACATTAGTCATCTTTGGAAGGTAAAAAGAAACAGACTATAA
- the panE gene encoding 2-dehydropantoate 2-reductase — MRILVLGAGGIGGYFGGRLAESGQDVTFLVRPKRKATLEKRGLSIQSEKGDYHFTPQLITKKEQVDPFDVVIFSSKSYHLKHAIEDLKPFVHDQTVIIPVLNGIEHIEELQAEFGNEKVMGGYCVIETTLNANGEVVHSSDFDKLFFGELNNKDSERARQIEQAFSNTKAEFIHSTQINKGMWNKYLMITVLSSVTTLMHAPVGPIRDSNGGTDFVRSLYDEVASIMQQHGAPLSDNIVEKYMSAFDKLSYHFKTSMQRDMEKGHKIETDHLQGYLLELAQQYNIEAPLLSCVYQSHQVYKEMRE; from the coding sequence ATGCGTATTCTCGTCTTAGGTGCTGGAGGCATCGGTGGATACTTTGGTGGTCGTTTAGCTGAAAGTGGACAAGATGTCACTTTTCTTGTAAGACCAAAACGTAAAGCCACGCTAGAAAAACGTGGGTTGTCCATACAAAGTGAAAAAGGAGATTATCATTTCACTCCACAACTAATCACTAAAAAAGAACAAGTAGATCCATTTGATGTCGTTATTTTTTCTTCAAAATCATACCACTTGAAACATGCAATAGAAGATTTGAAACCTTTTGTACATGATCAAACAGTAATCATACCTGTATTGAACGGTATCGAACACATTGAAGAACTACAAGCTGAATTTGGTAATGAAAAAGTCATGGGTGGCTACTGTGTGATTGAAACTACACTCAATGCGAATGGTGAAGTTGTGCATTCGAGTGATTTTGATAAACTATTCTTTGGCGAATTAAATAATAAAGATAGTGAACGTGCACGACAAATAGAACAAGCCTTTTCTAATACGAAAGCTGAATTTATCCATAGTACTCAAATTAATAAAGGTATGTGGAATAAATATCTAATGATAACAGTACTTTCTAGTGTTACAACATTAATGCATGCACCCGTTGGACCGATTCGCGATAGTAATGGAGGAACTGACTTTGTCAGATCACTTTATGATGAAGTCGCTTCAATTATGCAACAACATGGAGCCCCACTTTCAGATAATATCGTTGAAAAGTATATGTCAGCATTTGATAAATTATCTTATCATTTCAAGACTTCAATGCAACGCGACATGGAAAAAGGACATAAAATAGAAACAGATCATTTACAAGGTTATTTACTAGAGTTAGCACAACAGTATAATATTGAAGCTCCACTATTATCATGCGTATATCAAAGTCACCAAGTTTATAAAGAAATGCGTGAATAA
- a CDS encoding CPBP family intramembrane glutamic endopeptidase, producing MKIRNNKKYGWKDIQWNDFSLILFYIFGLIFVSLISMIVVNSIPGLKFNEKGESGHIRALLTDISVCILLILGWIILHKETYRRQIKQGLYNIKKNWKLIVMTLIIVIILKIVIGSLIDQFAPPQWQFKESENDQSISELLTGFWSKVFMFISVVIVAPLIEEFLFRHLLIGELGKKFNFVFMSIVSIVAFAYLHVTNAKSPLEIILYLIIGAALVFVYMKSNRSYATSVCLHSVYNLVSFIGMISISQ from the coding sequence ATGAAAATTAGAAATAATAAAAAATATGGTTGGAAGGATATTCAATGGAATGATTTCTCCTTGATATTATTCTATATATTTGGACTTATATTTGTATCGCTTATTAGTATGATTGTGGTAAATAGTATCCCCGGTTTAAAGTTTAATGAAAAAGGCGAAAGTGGACATATAAGAGCGTTATTAACTGACATAAGTGTTTGTATACTATTAATTTTAGGTTGGATTATTTTACATAAAGAAACATATCGCCGACAAATAAAGCAAGGTTTATACAATATTAAGAAAAATTGGAAACTGATTGTGATGACACTTATCATTGTCATAATTTTAAAGATTGTTATCGGCTCATTGATAGATCAATTTGCTCCTCCACAATGGCAGTTTAAGGAGTCTGAAAATGATCAATCGATAAGTGAATTATTAACAGGATTTTGGTCAAAAGTTTTCATGTTTATATCAGTAGTCATTGTAGCCCCATTAATTGAAGAGTTTTTATTTAGACATTTGTTAATTGGTGAGTTAGGTAAAAAGTTCAATTTTGTTTTTATGTCGATTGTTTCTATAGTGGCCTTTGCTTATCTTCACGTAACGAATGCCAAGTCACCGCTAGAAATTATATTGTATTTAATAATTGGTGCAGCACTGGTCTTTGTCTATATGAAGTCAAACCGTAGCTATGCAACTTCAGTATGTTTACACAGTGTATATAATTTGGTTTCATTTATAGGAATGATTTCAATTTCACAATAA
- the argF gene encoding ornithine carbamoyltransferase codes for MFKGKHFLKTLDFTKKELNSLIDFTGELKEKKKHGIPHPFLKGKNLALLFEKPSTRTRSAFCVAANDLGAHTDYFGQGDLHLGVKESIEDTAKVLGRMYDGIEFRGYHQKDVETLAQHANVPVWNGLTNEWHPTQMIADFYTMKENWGTFKSKTLTYVGDARNNVAHDLLITGATLGVNIRIAAPKSLQPSSEVQLQAKKIAQMNESDILITDDLQQAVYQTDALYTDVWFSMGEDQSVIEDRIKLLSPYCLNQSVIEQSANSNVIVLHCLPAFHDLNSQLSKQIYDKYGISEMEITDEVFKGAHSVIFEQSENRLHSIKAIMAVTLGDLF; via the coding sequence TTGTTTAAAGGTAAACATTTTTTAAAAACTTTAGACTTTACCAAAAAAGAATTAAATAGTTTAATCGATTTCACAGGTGAATTAAAGGAAAAGAAGAAACATGGTATACCACATCCATTTTTAAAAGGAAAAAACTTAGCTTTACTATTTGAAAAGCCCTCAACGCGAACACGTTCTGCATTTTGTGTTGCAGCGAATGATTTAGGAGCGCATACTGATTACTTTGGTCAAGGTGATCTTCATTTAGGTGTGAAAGAATCTATTGAAGATACTGCTAAAGTGTTAGGGAGAATGTATGATGGAATTGAGTTTAGAGGTTATCACCAGAAAGATGTGGAAACATTAGCACAACATGCAAATGTCCCAGTATGGAATGGTTTGACAAATGAATGGCATCCTACACAAATGATTGCTGATTTCTATACAATGAAAGAAAATTGGGGAACATTTAAGTCTAAGACATTAACCTACGTAGGAGATGCAAGAAATAATGTCGCTCATGACCTATTAATTACAGGGGCAACATTAGGAGTAAATATCAGAATAGCAGCACCTAAATCTTTGCAACCTTCCTCAGAAGTACAATTACAGGCAAAGAAAATTGCGCAAATGAATGAAAGTGACATTTTAATAACTGATGATCTTCAGCAAGCCGTGTACCAAACGGATGCACTATATACTGATGTATGGTTTTCGATGGGTGAAGATCAATCTGTAATAGAAGACCGCATAAAGTTATTATCACCTTATTGCTTAAACCAAAGTGTGATTGAACAATCAGCCAACTCGAATGTTATCGTATTACACTGTTTGCCTGCATTTCATGATTTGAATAGTCAACTAAGTAAACAGATTTATGATAAATATGGTATTTCAGAAATGGAAATAACTGATGAAGTCTTTAAAGGCGCACATTCTGTAATTTTCGAACAATCTGAGAACAGATTACATTCCATTAAAGCAATTATGGCAGTGACGTTAGGTGATTTATTTTAA
- a CDS encoding acyltransferase family protein, whose product MQLSRVKRLYSHRYLPGLDGFRAIAVIAIIIFHLNAQWLPGGFLGVDTFFVISGYLITALLLSEYEREGSIDLIAFWKRRIKRLIPAVIFLLGVVLTYVVLFEPKLILDIKQDVVAAFFYVSNWWYIIQNVDYFNQFESAPLKHLWSLAIEEQFYLVYPIILLLLLKFAKRRETFFTLLIVSLISLLLMIILSHFNNGQSRVYFGTDTRLQTLLLGALLAMVWSPFSMKSNIPNSRRSLIDVLGALGFIGLIIMFFTTSSKAGWLYNGGFYIISFFTLFIIASAAHPSGWFAKLMGNKWFVYIGKRSYSLYLWHYPVITFVHSHFVDGQIPFYAYLLDLILMCLMTEFSYRFIEKPVRKHGIKAFAISPTKRKQFYRMAIAAILVVPTLLLFSGQFDAKGKKFQEHKQTSFNSTKSKDDKQSNKQKQGFEGQIKPMLIGDSVMVDIGKYFQKQVPNAKVDGKVGRQLTDANNLINSKYENYCKPNKDIVLELGTNGDFTEGQLNTLIKKCNGANIYLTTTRVPRKYEQHVNQLIHEAGKKHKNVHVVEWYKASEGHQEYFAKDGIHLQPIGSKALSNLIIKEIKKVHNAG is encoded by the coding sequence ATGCAACTAAGCAGAGTCAAACGATTATATAGTCATAGGTATCTGCCTGGTTTAGATGGCTTTCGTGCAATTGCGGTAATTGCAATTATCATCTTTCATTTAAATGCACAGTGGTTGCCAGGTGGTTTTTTAGGGGTAGACACATTTTTTGTAATTTCAGGTTATTTGATAACAGCTTTACTATTGTCGGAATATGAAAGAGAAGGTTCTATTGATTTAATAGCCTTTTGGAAGCGGAGAATCAAACGGTTAATACCAGCAGTTATATTCTTACTTGGGGTTGTACTAACTTATGTCGTATTATTTGAACCGAAATTAATACTAGACATTAAGCAGGATGTTGTTGCAGCGTTTTTCTATGTATCGAATTGGTGGTACATCATTCAAAATGTAGATTACTTTAATCAATTCGAAAGTGCACCGTTAAAACATTTATGGTCTCTTGCGATTGAAGAACAGTTCTATTTAGTTTACCCAATTATTTTATTATTATTATTGAAATTCGCAAAAAGGCGAGAAACTTTCTTCACCTTATTAATTGTTTCGTTAATTTCATTATTATTGATGATTATTTTATCTCATTTCAATAATGGGCAATCACGGGTTTATTTTGGTACGGACACCCGTTTACAAACATTGTTACTCGGTGCTTTATTAGCAATGGTTTGGTCCCCATTCAGCATGAAATCTAATATTCCTAACTCCCGAAGATCTTTAATAGATGTGCTCGGTGCTTTAGGATTTATAGGTTTAATCATCATGTTCTTTACTACATCTAGTAAAGCGGGATGGTTATACAATGGTGGATTTTATATTATTTCATTTTTCACGTTATTTATAATCGCTAGTGCGGCGCATCCATCAGGTTGGTTCGCTAAGCTTATGGGAAATAAATGGTTTGTTTATATAGGTAAACGATCATATAGTTTATATCTATGGCACTATCCAGTTATTACGTTTGTACATAGTCACTTCGTAGATGGTCAGATTCCATTTTATGCATATTTATTGGATCTTATATTGATGTGTCTCATGACAGAGTTCTCTTATAGGTTTATCGAAAAACCTGTTAGAAAACACGGTATCAAAGCGTTTGCTATTTCACCTACAAAGAGAAAACAATTTTACAGAATGGCCATTGCTGCCATCTTAGTTGTTCCTACTCTATTGTTGTTTAGTGGACAATTTGATGCGAAAGGTAAGAAATTCCAAGAACATAAGCAAACTTCTTTTAATAGCACAAAATCAAAAGATGACAAACAATCTAACAAGCAAAAACAAGGATTTGAAGGTCAAATTAAACCTATGCTTATTGGTGACTCAGTCATGGTTGATATCGGTAAGTATTTCCAAAAACAAGTACCGAATGCGAAAGTTGATGGTAAAGTAGGCCGACAATTGACAGACGCAAATAACTTAATTAATAGTAAATACGAAAATTATTGTAAGCCTAACAAAGACATCGTTCTTGAATTAGGTACAAACGGTGACTTTACTGAAGGTCAACTTAATACACTTATTAAAAAATGTAATGGCGCTAACATCTACTTAACGACGACTCGCGTGCCAAGAAAGTATGAGCAACATGTCAATCAGTTAATTCATGAAGCAGGTAAAAAGCATAAAAACGTTCATGTTGTTGAATGGTATAAAGCCTCAGAAGGCCATCAAGAATACTTTGCGAAAGATGGTATCCATCTACAACCTATAGGTTCGAAAGCATTATCTAATTTAATTATTAAGGAAATTAAAAAAGTGCATAACGCAGGATAA
- the bioB gene encoding biotin synthase BioB, giving the protein MEIAKRILDGEDLTKEEALSIYTDDSIDTLDLVDEAYQLRKHYYGHKVKLNMILNAKSGICPEDCGYCGQSRDMKVKTRYALVSKDKISQGATVANDNKIGTYCIVMSGRGPSDKEVDYIADTVEEIKAKHPQLKICACLGIANEDHAKKLKNAGVDRYNHNLNTSKNYHSEVVTTHTYEQRVETVETMKKHNISPCSGVICGMGESNEDRVDMAFALKALDADSIPINFLHPIKGTKFGDMDELTPMKCLRILALFRLINPSKEIRIAGGREVNLKALQPISLMVANSIFVGDYLITGGQPNKLDFDMIEDMGFEIDENHMMSEV; this is encoded by the coding sequence ATGGAAATTGCAAAACGCATATTAGATGGTGAGGACTTAACAAAAGAAGAAGCGTTATCCATCTATACTGATGATTCAATTGATACTTTAGATTTAGTTGATGAAGCGTATCAATTACGCAAACATTATTATGGCCATAAAGTTAAATTAAATATGATTTTAAATGCTAAAAGTGGTATTTGTCCTGAGGATTGTGGATATTGTGGCCAATCACGAGATATGAAAGTTAAGACACGTTACGCACTTGTATCAAAAGATAAGATTTCACAAGGTGCTACTGTTGCGAATGATAACAAAATAGGTACATATTGCATTGTAATGAGTGGTAGAGGCCCAAGTGATAAAGAAGTCGATTACATAGCGGATACAGTTGAAGAAATTAAAGCGAAACATCCACAATTAAAGATTTGTGCATGTTTAGGTATTGCGAACGAAGACCATGCTAAAAAGTTAAAAAACGCTGGGGTCGATCGTTATAACCATAATTTAAATACAAGTAAAAACTATCATAGTGAGGTAGTTACTACGCACACATATGAACAACGTGTGGAAACGGTAGAAACGATGAAGAAACATAATATTTCACCTTGTTCTGGCGTGATTTGTGGTATGGGTGAATCAAATGAAGACCGTGTGGATATGGCATTTGCTTTAAAAGCATTAGATGCAGATAGTATCCCAATTAATTTCTTACATCCAATTAAAGGAACTAAATTTGGTGATATGGATGAATTAACACCGATGAAATGTTTGAGAATTTTAGCGTTGTTTAGACTAATCAATCCATCTAAAGAAATTCGTATTGCAGGTGGACGTGAAGTAAACCTTAAAGCATTACAACCTATCTCATTGATGGTTGCGAATTCGATTTTTGTTGGTGATTATTTAATTACAGGAGGACAACCTAACAAATTAGATTTTGACATGATTGAAGATATGGGATTTGAAATTGATGAAAATCATATGATGTCAGAAGTATAA
- a CDS encoding threonine/serine exporter family protein, which produces MQRQQDKITMNVILLAGKILLASGAEVSRIEDTMRRIAICMGYYQSQGYVINVFINFSLSEEHDTRILRINKNITNLSKIYQVNSISRQLTSNKISIDEAYTLLKRVDQSSLSIALWKKVIAAGLISISFLYLQGGSLKELITTLIAGAIGFCIIELLQRKSLTMFIPEFIGSIVLGSIVILGSEFFHVGDRFGPSMIASVMPIVPGVLITTAIQDLFSRHMIMFTAKFLEALVIAFAIGSGIAIAYSIF; this is translated from the coding sequence ATGCAACGTCAACAAGATAAAATTACGATGAATGTCATACTGCTCGCCGGAAAGATTCTTTTAGCATCTGGTGCAGAAGTTTCCAGAATAGAAGATACGATGCGTCGTATTGCAATTTGTATGGGATATTATCAAAGTCAAGGTTATGTTATTAATGTGTTTATCAACTTTTCATTAAGCGAAGAGCATGATACACGAATACTGAGAATCAATAAAAATATTACAAATTTATCTAAAATATACCAAGTTAATTCTATTTCACGACAGTTAACGAGCAACAAGATTTCAATTGACGAAGCATATACATTGCTTAAACGTGTGGATCAATCGTCATTAAGCATTGCGCTATGGAAAAAGGTCATCGCTGCTGGGTTAATATCGATTAGCTTTTTATATCTACAAGGTGGTTCATTGAAAGAGTTAATTACGACTTTAATTGCTGGTGCTATTGGATTTTGCATTATTGAATTGTTGCAACGAAAATCATTAACGATGTTTATACCTGAATTTATCGGATCAATTGTGTTAGGTTCTATCGTTATTCTTGGTTCAGAATTCTTTCATGTGGGAGACCGCTTCGGACCTTCGATGATTGCTTCCGTTATGCCAATTGTTCCTGGAGTTTTAATTACAACGGCTATTCAAGATTTATTTAGTCGCCATATGATAATGTTCACTGCTAAATTTCTAGAAGCTTTAGTCATAGCATTTGCTATAGGTTCAGGAATTGCTATTGCCTACTCAATATTTTAA
- a CDS encoding PLP-dependent cysteine synthase family protein, with protein MITFDLIGHTPLVLLKSFSDENVQIYAKLEQFNPGGSVKDRLGKYLIEQAVEEHGLKSGDTIVEASAGNTGIGLAIAANHFDLKTVIFAPEGFSEEKISIMKALGAVVKRTPKDGGMKEAQRVARAYAKSNGALYMNQFESEHNPRAYEDTLAKEITDELPEVDYFVAGVGSGGTFTGVARHMSTLNVENVIVEPEGSILNGGPQHPHDIEGIGSEQWPQFLPKSLVSDIITVSGADGFNNVAQIAKKEGLLVGSSSGAALQGALEIKKHLNKGVIVTIFPDGSDRYMSKQIFNYKENV; from the coding sequence ATGATAACTTTTGACTTAATAGGTCATACGCCACTAGTGTTGTTAAAGTCTTTTAGCGATGAAAATGTTCAAATTTACGCTAAATTAGAGCAATTTAATCCTGGTGGCAGTGTGAAAGATCGATTAGGTAAATATTTAATCGAGCAGGCAGTGGAGGAACATGGTTTAAAAAGTGGAGATACTATCGTGGAAGCTTCAGCTGGTAATACAGGTATAGGTTTAGCCATTGCAGCGAATCATTTCGATTTGAAAACAGTAATATTTGCGCCTGAAGGATTTTCAGAGGAAAAAATTTCTATCATGAAAGCGCTAGGTGCAGTTGTTAAACGTACGCCTAAGGATGGGGGCATGAAAGAAGCGCAAAGAGTAGCTAGAGCTTATGCTAAATCAAATGGTGCATTATATATGAACCAATTCGAGTCGGAACATAACCCACGAGCTTATGAAGACACTTTAGCTAAAGAGATAACAGATGAGTTGCCAGAGGTTGATTATTTTGTAGCTGGTGTAGGTTCAGGTGGCACATTTACAGGGGTAGCTCGTCATATGTCTACTTTAAATGTTGAAAATGTTATCGTCGAACCAGAAGGATCTATTTTAAATGGGGGACCACAACATCCTCATGATATAGAAGGGATAGGTTCTGAACAATGGCCTCAATTTTTACCTAAGTCATTAGTGAGTGATATTATAACAGTCAGTGGTGCAGATGGCTTTAATAATGTAGCGCAAATAGCTAAAAAAGAAGGTCTGTTAGTAGGAAGTTCGTCAGGTGCCGCATTACAAGGTGCACTTGAAATTAAAAAACATTTAAATAAAGGTGTAATCGTAACGATTTTCCCAGATGGAAGCGATCGTTATATGTCTAAACAAATATTCAATTATAAGGAGAATGTATGA
- a CDS encoding ROK family protein, which translates to MLKLCVDIGGTKTIVGVVNEHSEIIDQKRFQTFTSDPQQQFSEIIEIAHQFTQHYEQLDKSILNIAMPGPCDYRKGIFLNPPNLQAYNQFDAGQYIEMNSDFQPNFVNDTDAAIISEYQHIKDETDNFIYITISTGVGMAYVKDGLLVSGVDGNFGEVGHTIIKGNSDYLCPVCQQYGCVENEISGTAMSRKASDLLQRDVSTREAIDMYMKRENQAITEMIDEVLTLTQQLCTNLISIFNTYHIVLGGGVTQSKLPYSEKIIDYAKAHHLIKDVPLKVKVSDLEANVLTGLYYINE; encoded by the coding sequence ATGTTAAAACTTTGTGTTGATATTGGCGGCACAAAAACAATTGTTGGAGTCGTGAATGAACATTCTGAAATTATAGATCAGAAAAGATTTCAAACTTTCACATCCGACCCACAACAACAATTTAGTGAGATTATTGAAATAGCCCATCAATTTACGCAGCATTATGAACAACTAGATAAATCTATTTTGAATATTGCGATGCCAGGTCCTTGTGATTATAGAAAGGGAATATTTTTAAATCCACCGAATTTGCAAGCTTATAATCAATTCGACGCTGGACAGTATATCGAAATGAATAGTGATTTCCAACCGAACTTTGTAAATGATACGGATGCAGCAATCATTTCTGAGTATCAGCATATTAAAGATGAAACTGATAATTTTATCTATATTACCATTAGTACAGGTGTAGGGATGGCATATGTTAAAGATGGTCTTTTGGTTTCCGGGGTTGATGGAAACTTTGGTGAAGTAGGTCATACAATTATTAAAGGTAATAGCGATTATCTGTGCCCTGTGTGTCAGCAGTATGGATGTGTTGAAAATGAAATCTCAGGTACTGCAATGAGTAGAAAGGCAAGTGACTTATTACAAAGAGACGTTTCAACACGTGAAGCTATCGATATGTATATGAAACGAGAAAATCAAGCTATTACTGAAATGATAGATGAGGTATTAACGCTGACGCAACAACTGTGTACAAATTTAATAAGTATATTTAATACGTACCATATTGTGTTAGGTGGTGGCGTGACGCAAAGTAAATTACCTTATAGTGAGAAAATAATAGACTATGCAAAAGCACACCATCTCATAAAAGATGTACCACTGAAAGTTAAAGTCAGTGATTTAGAAGCGAACGTTTTAACAGGTTTATATTATATTAATGAATAA
- a CDS encoding bifunctional cystathionine gamma-lyase/homocysteine desulfhydrase, producing MNKKTQLIHGGKTTDPYTGAVTTPIYQTSTYEQDAIGDLRQGYEYSRSGNPTRTALEGLIADLEHGQHGFAFGSGMAAISAVIMLLDEGDHLLINSDVYGGTYRALTKVFTRYGIKVDFIDTTQIDSVESYIKPETKMLYIETPSNPLLRVTDIKKTAEIAKKHNLISVVDNTFMTPYFQNPLTFDIDIVLHSATKYIGGHSDVVAGLVATNNADLAERIGFIQNSTGGVLGPQDSYLLIRGIKTLGLRMDQVQRNTLAIVEMLQSHEAVQAVFHPSIESHLNHDIHQSQASGHTGVVAFEVADIETAKKVIKESKLFTLAESLGAVESLVSVPALMTHASIPKDVREKEGIADGLIRLSVGIEDTEDLVADLKQALEK from the coding sequence ATGAATAAAAAAACACAATTAATTCATGGTGGCAAGACAACGGATCCGTATACAGGTGCAGTAACAACACCTATTTATCAAACGAGTACGTATGAACAAGATGCTATAGGTGATTTACGCCAAGGTTACGAATATTCTCGTTCAGGTAATCCAACACGTACTGCATTAGAAGGATTAATTGCTGATTTAGAACATGGTCAACATGGCTTTGCCTTTGGTTCAGGAATGGCCGCAATTAGTGCAGTAATAATGTTGCTAGACGAAGGAGATCATTTATTAATTAATTCGGATGTGTATGGTGGTACGTACAGAGCCTTAACTAAAGTATTTACACGCTATGGTATAAAAGTAGACTTTATAGATACGACACAAATTGATTCTGTAGAATCATATATTAAACCTGAAACGAAGATGCTTTATATCGAAACACCATCAAACCCATTATTACGTGTCACAGATATTAAAAAAACAGCTGAAATTGCTAAAAAACATAATTTGATTTCAGTCGTTGATAATACGTTTATGACACCATATTTCCAAAATCCATTAACTTTTGATATCGATATCGTATTACATTCAGCAACGAAATATATCGGCGGACATAGTGATGTAGTAGCTGGTTTAGTTGCAACAAATAATGCTGATTTAGCAGAACGCATCGGTTTCATTCAAAACTCAACTGGTGGTGTGCTTGGACCACAAGATAGTTATTTATTAATCCGCGGTATTAAAACACTTGGCTTACGAATGGATCAAGTTCAACGTAATACACTAGCGATTGTTGAGATGTTACAAAGTCATGAGGCAGTACAAGCAGTATTCCATCCAAGTATTGAATCACATTTAAATCATGACATTCACCAATCACAAGCAAGTGGACACACAGGTGTAGTAGCATTTGAAGTAGCTGATATTGAAACAGCTAAGAAAGTCATCAAGGAGTCTAAACTGTTCACACTTGCGGAAAGCTTAGGCGCGGTAGAAAGTTTAGTATCAGTTCCTGCATTAATGACACATGCTTCAATCCCTAAAGACGTTCGTGAAAAAGAAGGTATTGCTGATGGCTTAATTCGTTTATCCGTTGGTATTGAAGATACTGAAGACTTAGTAGCAGATTTAAAACAAGCTTTAGAAAAATAG